The following proteins are encoded in a genomic region of Mycolicibacterium confluentis:
- a CDS encoding LCP family protein codes for MSDGDSATPGQHRAPDPHSDNQWLTRTPRPKPDAAPWERASDASDAPEPVPTGNHTDGITVADLIARVTGDIPRILQTPADDDADDDADDAPASSAGRSRHLDDQDDPPTIPTVSAYEAELPEFALAPRRRRDVEDEPATAILPVAGAEPLPDLSDNAPVTPKTKPSAPRGRRSILLAGRSLAAMFAVLALVLTGGAWQWTTAKNNRLNNVAALDLNSRDIVDPNAQFGDENFLIVGVDSRYGQNSDMGAGSTSDADGARSDSVILVNIPADRKRVVAVSFPRDLAITPQQCEAWNAATGQYGPVYDETTETYGPEEVYTESKLNSAYAFGGPKCLVKVIQKISGLSINRFMAVDFAGFAKMVDALGGVEVCSTTPLEDYELGMVLPVAGRQMVDGTTALNYVRARQVTTEVNGDYGRIKRQQLFLSSLLRSLISKETFFSLSKLNNVVNMFINDSSVDNLTTKDLVELGQSLQGVSAGRITFVTVPTTGYADEWGNEQPRTEDIRALFDAIINDDPLPGENDQNATTTPVTAAETTETTEATTTTDATSELNADGEDPVQEMAATTEEVSAITTEPQEISVHVSNSTDTSGLGSTASNDLQSYGYNVDTPDDYPEALTETTVQYSPGNEQAAATVAASLGTPRIERVTGLGDEVQVVLGSDYSAVSPPPPSGSQRTVTVVHRVKSTPTHLPEDLTVTNGADISCE; via the coding sequence ATGAGTGACGGCGACAGCGCCACTCCTGGCCAGCACCGTGCGCCCGACCCGCACAGTGACAACCAGTGGCTTACCCGAACTCCGCGGCCCAAGCCAGACGCCGCGCCGTGGGAACGCGCATCGGATGCGTCCGACGCACCGGAACCCGTTCCCACCGGCAACCACACCGACGGAATCACGGTCGCCGACCTGATCGCCAGGGTCACCGGCGACATCCCCAGGATTCTGCAGACGCCCGCGGACGACGATGCGGACGACGATGCGGACGACGCACCAGCGTCCAGCGCCGGGAGGTCCCGCCACCTCGACGATCAGGACGACCCGCCGACCATCCCCACGGTGTCGGCCTACGAGGCCGAACTCCCCGAGTTCGCGCTCGCCCCCCGACGGCGCCGGGACGTCGAGGACGAACCGGCCACCGCGATCCTCCCGGTCGCAGGCGCGGAGCCGCTGCCCGATCTCTCCGACAACGCCCCGGTCACGCCGAAGACGAAGCCGAGCGCGCCGCGTGGCCGCCGATCGATCCTGCTGGCGGGCCGTTCGCTCGCCGCGATGTTCGCGGTGCTCGCGCTGGTGCTGACCGGCGGCGCCTGGCAGTGGACGACGGCGAAGAACAATCGACTCAACAACGTCGCGGCACTGGACCTGAACTCTCGCGACATCGTGGACCCCAACGCCCAGTTCGGCGATGAGAACTTCCTGATCGTCGGCGTCGACAGCCGCTACGGTCAGAACAGCGACATGGGCGCGGGAAGCACGTCGGACGCCGACGGCGCACGGTCGGACAGCGTGATCCTGGTCAACATCCCGGCCGACCGTAAGCGCGTCGTCGCGGTGTCGTTCCCCCGTGACCTGGCCATCACCCCGCAGCAGTGCGAGGCCTGGAACGCCGCGACCGGCCAGTACGGCCCCGTCTACGACGAGACCACCGAGACCTACGGGCCCGAAGAGGTCTACACCGAGTCGAAGCTGAACTCCGCCTACGCTTTCGGCGGGCCCAAGTGCCTGGTCAAGGTGATTCAGAAGATCTCGGGGCTGTCGATCAACCGGTTCATGGCCGTGGATTTCGCCGGCTTCGCCAAGATGGTCGACGCCCTCGGCGGCGTCGAGGTGTGCAGCACCACGCCGTTGGAGGACTACGAACTCGGGATGGTGCTGCCGGTTGCCGGCCGGCAGATGGTCGATGGCACCACGGCACTGAACTATGTGCGGGCCCGGCAGGTCACCACCGAGGTCAACGGTGACTACGGCCGCATCAAGCGCCAGCAGTTGTTCCTGTCGTCGCTGCTGCGGTCGTTGATCTCCAAGGAGACCTTCTTCTCGCTCAGCAAGCTCAACAACGTCGTCAACATGTTCATCAACGACAGCTCGGTCGACAACCTGACCACCAAGGACCTCGTGGAGCTCGGTCAGTCACTGCAGGGCGTGTCGGCGGGCCGGATCACCTTTGTCACCGTTCCCACCACCGGGTACGCCGACGAGTGGGGCAACGAGCAGCCCCGCACCGAGGACATCCGCGCGCTGTTCGACGCGATCATCAACGACGACCCCCTGCCCGGTGAGAACGACCAGAACGCGACGACCACCCCGGTGACCGCCGCGGAGACGACGGAGACCACCGAGGCGACGACGACCACCGACGCCACCTCCGAGCTCAACGCGGACGGCGAGGACCCGGTCCAGGAGATGGCCGCGACCACCGAAGAGGTCAGCGCGATCACGACCGAGCCGCAGGAGATCAGCGTGCACGTGTCGAATTCGACCGACACCAGCGGACTGGGTTCGACGGCGAGCAACGACCTCCAGAGCTACGGCTATAACGTCGACACTCCCGACGACTACCCCGAGGCCCTCACCGAGACGACGGTGCAGTACTCGCCCGGAAATGAGCAGGCCGCGGCCACCGTGGCGGCCTCGCTGGGCACTCCGCGCATCGAGCGGGTCACCGGCCTGGGCGATGAGGTCCAGGTCGTGCTCGGGTCCGACTACTCCGCCGTCAGCCCTCCCCCGCCCAGCGGATCGCAGCGGACCGTGACCGTCGTGCACCGGGTCAAGTCCACTCCCACGCACCTGCCGGAGGACCTGACCGTCACCAACGGGGCCGACATCAGCTGCGAGTAG
- the dusB gene encoding tRNA dihydrouridine synthase DusB produces MTDRLQAAQPSDRSALRIGPFALPSPVVLAPMAGVTNVAFRTLCRQLEQEMVGTVSGLYVCEMVTARALVERHPVTMHMTTFAPEESPRSLQLYTVDPANTYAAAKMIADEGLADHIDMNFGCPVPKVTRRGGGAALPYKRKLFGQIVAAAVRATEGTTIPVTVKFRVGIDDEHLTFLDAGRIAEQEGAAAVALHARTAAQRYSGAADWDRIAALKQHVRSIPVLGNGDIFDASDALAMMAATGCDGVVIGRGCLGRPWLFAELSAAFTGAPAPTPPNLGAVADIIRRHAVLLADHFGEDKGMRDIRKHVAWYLHGFPAGSDVRRALALVKTLDELDRLLGNLEASAPFPEVGSGPRGRQGSPSKVSLPEGWLDDPDDCTVPEGADAMHSGG; encoded by the coding sequence CTGACCGACCGCCTCCAGGCGGCACAGCCTTCGGACCGATCCGCACTGCGGATCGGTCCGTTCGCATTGCCCAGCCCCGTCGTGCTGGCCCCGATGGCCGGTGTGACAAATGTCGCATTCCGCACCCTCTGCCGACAGCTCGAGCAGGAGATGGTCGGGACCGTCAGCGGGCTGTACGTCTGCGAGATGGTGACCGCCCGCGCGCTCGTCGAGCGGCACCCGGTGACCATGCACATGACGACGTTCGCGCCGGAGGAGTCACCCCGGTCGCTGCAGCTGTACACGGTCGACCCGGCAAACACCTATGCGGCGGCGAAGATGATTGCTGACGAGGGCCTCGCCGACCACATCGACATGAACTTCGGCTGCCCCGTCCCCAAAGTCACCCGCCGCGGCGGCGGTGCCGCACTGCCGTACAAGCGAAAGCTGTTCGGCCAGATCGTGGCGGCCGCGGTGCGCGCCACCGAAGGCACCACGATCCCCGTGACGGTGAAGTTCCGGGTGGGCATCGACGATGAACACCTGACCTTCCTCGACGCGGGCCGCATCGCTGAGCAGGAGGGCGCCGCGGCCGTGGCGCTGCACGCCCGAACCGCCGCGCAGCGCTACTCCGGGGCTGCCGACTGGGATCGCATCGCAGCGCTCAAACAGCACGTCCGCAGCATCCCCGTGTTGGGCAACGGCGACATCTTCGACGCCAGCGACGCGCTGGCCATGATGGCCGCCACGGGCTGCGACGGCGTGGTGATCGGCCGAGGCTGCCTGGGGCGGCCGTGGCTGTTCGCCGAGTTATCGGCGGCGTTCACGGGAGCGCCTGCGCCCACCCCACCCAACCTCGGTGCGGTGGCCGACATCATCCGTCGCCATGCCGTGCTGCTGGCCGACCACTTCGGCGAGGACAAGGGCATGCGGGACATCCGCAAGCACGTCGCCTGGTACCTGCACGGCTTCCCGGCGGGCTCCGATGTGCGGCGCGCTCTGGCGCTGGTGAAGACGTTGGACGAACTCGACCGACTGCTGGGCAACCTTGAGGCGTCGGCACCGTTCCCCGAGGTGGGCAGCGGTCCTCGCGGCCGTCAGGGCTCACCGTCCAAGGTCTCGCTGCCCGAGGGATGGCTCGATGACCCCGATGACTGCACGGTGCCCGAGGGGGCTGACGCTATGCACTCCGGTGGCTGA
- a CDS encoding acyl-ACP desaturase, with product MSQDLTDLQLLHELEPVVEQQINRHMKMTKDWNPHDYIPWSDGKNFYALGGQDWDPDESKLDEVARTAMVQNLLTEDNLPSYHREIAMNFSMDGPWGFWVNRWTAEENRHGIALRDYLLATRAVDPVELEITRMEQVTRGFSPGQNQQGDLFAESLFDSVMYVSFQELATRVSHRNTGKACKDPVADQLLQRVSADENLHMIFYRDVSAAGLDIAPNQAMTSLHRVLTNFKMPGYTVPDFRRKAVIIAVGGVYDPRIHLDDVVMPVLKKWRIFEREDFSGEGARLRDELGELIKELEDTCVKFEVAKQRRLERERKVAEKKAMKNLLVSTSSAAS from the coding sequence GTGTCGCAAGACCTGACCGACCTGCAACTTCTTCACGAGCTCGAGCCTGTCGTCGAGCAGCAGATCAACCGTCATATGAAGATGACGAAGGACTGGAACCCGCACGACTACATCCCCTGGTCGGACGGCAAGAACTTCTACGCCCTCGGCGGCCAGGACTGGGACCCCGACGAGTCCAAGCTCGACGAGGTGGCCCGCACCGCAATGGTGCAGAACCTGTTGACCGAGGACAACCTGCCGTCGTATCACCGCGAGATCGCGATGAACTTCTCGATGGACGGACCGTGGGGCTTCTGGGTCAACCGCTGGACGGCTGAGGAGAACCGGCACGGCATCGCCCTGCGCGACTACCTGCTGGCCACCCGCGCGGTCGACCCGGTCGAGCTTGAGATCACCCGCATGGAGCAGGTGACCCGCGGCTTCTCGCCGGGCCAGAACCAGCAGGGCGACCTGTTCGCCGAGAGCCTGTTCGACTCGGTGATGTACGTGTCGTTCCAGGAGCTGGCCACCCGTGTGTCGCACCGCAACACCGGTAAGGCCTGCAAGGACCCCGTCGCCGACCAGCTGCTGCAGCGCGTGTCGGCCGACGAGAACCTGCACATGATCTTCTACCGCGACGTCAGCGCCGCGGGTCTGGACATCGCCCCCAACCAGGCGATGACCTCACTGCACCGCGTGCTGACCAACTTCAAGATGCCCGGGTACACCGTGCCGGACTTCCGCCGCAAGGCCGTCATCATCGCCGTCGGCGGTGTCTACGACCCGCGCATCCACCTCGACGATGTCGTGATGCCGGTGCTGAAGAAGTGGCGCATCTTCGAGCGCGAGGACTTCTCCGGTGAGGGCGCGCGACTGCGCGACGAACTCGGCGAGCTGATCAAGGAGCTCGAGGACACCTGCGTGAAGTTCGAGGTCGCCAAGCAGCGTCGCCTCGAGCGTGAGCGCAAGGTGGCCGAGAAGAAGGCCATGAAGAACCTGTTGGTGTCGACATCATCAGCGGCCTCCTGA
- a CDS encoding TetR/AcrR family transcriptional regulator → MTSGQRSSRWAGVPLRDRPARRRDALIAAGVQLLGGVAGPAITVRAVCRHAGLTERYFYESFEDRDDFVRAAYAEVCTQAMGALAPATSAREAVEKFVALMVDDPVRGRALLLAPEAEPVLSRCGSEWMPNFIDLLQRKLTTITDPVVQAMTATSLIGGLTALFSAYLNGRLAASREQFIDYCVELLLMGANSA, encoded by the coding sequence GTGACGTCCGGTCAACGCAGCAGCCGCTGGGCCGGCGTTCCCCTTCGAGACCGGCCTGCCCGCCGCCGCGACGCCCTGATCGCCGCGGGCGTCCAACTCCTCGGCGGTGTCGCCGGACCGGCCATCACGGTGCGAGCGGTCTGCAGACACGCCGGACTCACCGAACGCTATTTCTACGAGAGCTTCGAGGACCGCGACGACTTCGTGCGCGCGGCGTACGCCGAGGTGTGCACCCAGGCCATGGGCGCACTCGCGCCCGCCACGTCGGCACGCGAAGCTGTCGAGAAGTTCGTCGCCCTCATGGTCGATGACCCAGTCCGGGGCCGTGCCCTGCTGCTGGCTCCGGAGGCCGAACCGGTGCTGAGCCGCTGCGGTTCGGAGTGGATGCCGAACTTCATCGACCTGCTCCAGCGCAAACTCACCACGATCACCGATCCGGTGGTGCAGGCCATGACCGCGACGAGCCTGATCGGAGGCCTGACTGCATTGTTCTCGGCCTACCTCAACGGACGCCTCGCGGCCAGCAGGGAACAGTTCATCGACTACTGCGTCGAGCTTCTGCTCATGGGGGCCAACAGCGCCTGA
- a CDS encoding oxygenase MpaB family protein: MGNCVTQDTTDLDPVASTELATGCPMSATGYETPPTPLGPDSLTWKYFGDWRGMLQGPWAGSMQNMHPQLGAAVEEHSIFFQERWPRLLRSLYPIGGVVFDTDRAPMTGAQVRDYHVDIKGVDAAGRRYHALNPDVFYWAHSTFFVGTIIVADRLCGGITEDEKRQLFEEHVQWYSMYGMSMRPVPKTWEEFQAYWDHMCTEVLEDNKAARDVLDLTELPAPPFAAWIPDWLWKAQLKLLAPFFVWFTVGLYHPAVRKRMGYSWSRRDEWLHRRFGQAVNLVFTLLPKRRRMHPRPRAGWDRATGRIPADTPLPETPARNLPPIGHRDNGMHYCPKV; the protein is encoded by the coding sequence ATCGGAAATTGCGTGACTCAAGATACGACTGACCTCGACCCCGTTGCCAGTACTGAGTTGGCGACAGGCTGCCCGATGTCGGCCACCGGGTACGAAACGCCCCCGACCCCGCTGGGTCCCGACTCTCTGACGTGGAAGTACTTCGGCGACTGGCGCGGCATGCTGCAGGGTCCCTGGGCTGGGTCGATGCAGAACATGCATCCTCAGTTGGGCGCGGCCGTCGAGGAGCATTCGATCTTCTTCCAGGAGCGCTGGCCGCGCCTGCTGCGGTCGTTGTATCCGATCGGCGGCGTGGTGTTCGACACCGACCGCGCCCCGATGACCGGCGCACAGGTGCGCGACTATCACGTCGACATCAAGGGTGTCGACGCTGCGGGGCGCCGCTATCACGCGCTCAATCCCGACGTCTTCTACTGGGCGCACTCGACGTTCTTCGTCGGCACGATCATCGTCGCCGACCGTCTGTGCGGCGGTATCACCGAGGACGAGAAGCGTCAGCTGTTCGAGGAGCACGTCCAGTGGTACTCGATGTACGGCATGAGCATGCGTCCGGTGCCTAAGACATGGGAGGAGTTCCAGGCCTACTGGGACCACATGTGCACCGAGGTTCTTGAGGACAACAAGGCCGCGCGCGACGTGCTGGACCTGACCGAACTGCCCGCGCCGCCATTCGCGGCGTGGATTCCCGACTGGCTGTGGAAAGCGCAACTGAAGCTGCTGGCGCCGTTCTTCGTCTGGTTCACCGTCGGCCTGTACCACCCCGCAGTGCGAAAGCGCATGGGCTACAGCTGGTCGCGGCGTGACGAGTGGCTGCATCGCCGGTTCGGCCAAGCCGTGAACCTCGTGTTCACCCTGCTGCCCAAGCGCAGGCGTATGCATCCCCGGCCCCGCGCCGGATGGGACCGCGCGACCGGCCGCATCCCCGCCGACACGCCGCTGCCCGAGACGCCCGCGCGCAACCTGCCGCCAATCGGGCACCGCGACAACGGCATGCACTACTGCCCCAAGGTGTAG
- a CDS encoding serine/threonine-protein kinase, whose translation MFAPELLGGRYELRGVLGRGGMAEVREGWDTQTGQSVAIKLLYPGFDNNPDYLRRFWSEAQSAAALRHPNIVTVYGSGEHNGLPFIVMERLPGNSLADLIAHGPVPPDYVRRMLIDVLSALSTAHAAGVMHRDIKPANILFTQTGDAQVADFGLAKGPDTHRTDTGQIMGTMAYMSPERLAGNPATVADDLYAVGVVGWEALTGRRAFPEENLVALAKAITEQPPPPVSVLRPDVPVQLAAIVDRAMARDASLRFPSAEVMRAELADVYGDPVTGPIPVPQAPQAMPVSPWHPITAPVPLLAPRRRSGRLVLLLAVLLIALIVGVVAFVLGASTQRSVDMGRASVAPVDVLDVAAAGDVLAPPGGGG comes from the coding sequence ATGTTCGCCCCCGAACTGCTCGGCGGCCGCTACGAGCTGCGGGGAGTCCTCGGGCGTGGCGGCATGGCCGAGGTTCGCGAGGGCTGGGACACCCAGACGGGACAGTCCGTGGCGATCAAGCTGCTCTACCCGGGCTTCGACAACAATCCGGATTACCTGCGCAGATTCTGGTCTGAGGCGCAGTCGGCGGCGGCGCTGCGCCACCCCAACATCGTCACGGTCTACGGCAGCGGCGAACACAACGGCCTGCCATTCATCGTGATGGAACGGCTCCCCGGCAACAGCCTGGCGGACCTGATCGCCCACGGCCCGGTGCCGCCGGACTACGTCCGCAGGATGCTCATCGACGTGTTGTCGGCGCTGTCGACGGCGCACGCGGCCGGCGTCATGCACCGTGACATCAAGCCCGCGAACATCCTCTTCACGCAGACCGGGGACGCTCAGGTGGCCGACTTCGGATTGGCCAAAGGCCCCGACACGCACCGCACCGACACGGGCCAGATCATGGGCACCATGGCCTATATGAGCCCCGAGCGGCTCGCGGGCAATCCCGCGACCGTGGCCGACGATCTGTACGCGGTCGGCGTGGTCGGCTGGGAGGCGCTGACCGGACGCCGGGCGTTCCCCGAGGAGAACCTGGTGGCGCTGGCCAAGGCCATCACCGAGCAGCCACCGCCGCCGGTGTCGGTGCTGCGGCCCGACGTGCCGGTGCAGCTGGCCGCGATCGTCGACCGCGCGATGGCTCGCGACGCGTCGCTGCGCTTCCCAAGCGCCGAGGTGATGCGCGCCGAATTGGCCGACGTGTACGGCGATCCCGTCACCGGACCGATCCCCGTGCCGCAGGCGCCGCAGGCCATGCCGGTCTCGCCGTGGCATCCGATCACCGCGCCGGTGCCGCTGCTCGCGCCGAGGCGTCGCTCGGGCCGGCTCGTGCTGTTGTTGGCGGTGCTGCTGATCGCGCTCATCGTGGGAGTGGTCGCGTTCGTGCTGGGGGCCTCGACGCAGCGCTCCGTCGACATGGGCCGGGCCTCAGTGGCGCCGGTCGATGTCCTCGACGTAGCCGCGGCCGGTGACGTCTTGGCCCCACCAGGCGGCGGTGGCTGA